In Cervus elaphus chromosome 7, mCerEla1.1, whole genome shotgun sequence, the following proteins share a genomic window:
- the MCUR1 gene encoding mitochondrial calcium uniporter regulator 1 isoform X3: MDCGSVAAERPKHPSVRRRPLFLLAAGRAGGPGGRGIPARRLLPALPGGPGALRPGAQAARGGAARASPLLLLLLVPCPRRAAAAPRRPPADWERPRAGPPAPPGPPAGRGGVWRSQPGLAPGLAGAAGALPRCIGRVAALASSRRGPVLNHSVLCFLELSLCAGSLQLDSRRREFTSSGDRKRYFDTHALVCVLEENGFTTQQAEVIVSALIKIMEANMDIVYKDMVTKMQQEITLQQVMSQIANVKKDMIILEKSEFSALRSENEKIKLELHRLKQQVMLHFSAHPGPYPRPLRWSSGPRLTSTPALDLSLGISFCL; encoded by the exons ATGGACTGCGGCTCCGTCGCGGCCGAGAGGCCGAAGCACCCGTCCGTCCGCCGGCGGCCGCTGTTCCTCCTGGCCGCCGGCCGCGCTGGAGGCCCGGGCGGCCGCGGAATTCCCGCGCGCCGCCTCCTGCCCGCGCTCCCCGGCGGTCCGGGGGCGCTGCGCCCCGGCGCTCAGGCGGCCCGCGGCGGCGCGGCACGTGCCTCCCCgctgctcctcctccttctgGTGCCCTGCCCGCGCCGGGCGGCCGCGGCCCCGCGTCGGCCGCCGGCGGACTGGGAGCGTCCGCGCGCCGGGCCCCCGGCACCCCCGGGACCCCCGGCCGGGCGCGGCGGCGTGTGGAGAAGCCAGCCGGGCCTGGCCCCAGGCCTCGCGGGTGCGGCGGGCGCGCTCCCCCGGTGCATCGGCCGGGTGGCCGCCCTGGCGTCCTCCAGGAGAG GTCCCGTTTTGAACCACAGTGTCCTTTGCTTCCTAGAGCTGAGCCTCTGCGCTGGGAGCCTGCAGCTGGACAGCAGAAGGAGAGAGTTCACCTCTTCCGGGGACAGGAAGCGCTACTTCGACACCCATGCCTTAGTGTGTGTGCTGGAGGAGAATG GGTTTACTACTCAACAAGCAGAAGTCATTGTATCTGCCTTGATCAAGATCATGGAGGCCAACATGGATATCGTCTACAAAGATATGGTCACCAAGATGCAGCAG gaGATCACTCTTCAGCAAGTAATGTCTCAGATCGCTAACGTGAAGAAAGATATGATTATTTTGGAGAAGAGTGAATTTTCAGCCCTCAGATCAGAAAATGAG aaaataaaacttgagcTCCATCGGTTAAAACAGCAAGTAATG CTCCATTTCTCTGCACACCCCGGCCCCTACCCTCGACCCCTCCGGTGGAGCAGTGGACCCAGGCTCACATCCACACCAGCTTTGGATCTCTCACTTGggatttctttctgtctttga